One window from the genome of Thermococcus siculi encodes:
- a CDS encoding adenylyltransferase/cytidyltransferase family protein, giving the protein MRGNEGKVKKKKIRVLTGGVFDLLHVGHIHFLRQAKELGDELIVIVAHDDTVRMQKRREPVNSAEDRAEILRALEMVDEVYIGTPGTIDYELVKRIDPDIVAVGPDQTFNCERLKEELRKHGIEAEVIRIPYLYKSDRAKTSKIIQRIVETYCE; this is encoded by the coding sequence ATGAGGGGTAACGAGGGGAAGGTGAAGAAAAAGAAGATTCGGGTCCTTACGGGCGGGGTTTTTGACCTCCTCCACGTTGGCCACATCCACTTTCTAAGGCAGGCAAAGGAGCTGGGAGACGAGCTGATAGTGATAGTGGCCCACGACGATACCGTCCGAATGCAGAAGCGCAGGGAACCGGTCAACAGCGCCGAGGATAGGGCGGAGATACTCAGGGCGCTCGAGATGGTGGACGAGGTCTACATCGGCACCCCCGGAACCATCGACTACGAGCTTGTAAAGAGGATCGACCCCGACATCGTGGCCGTTGGCCCGGATCAAACCTTCAACTGCGAGAGGCTGAAGGAGGAGCTGAGAAAGCACGGGATAGAGGCGGAGGTCATAAGGATACCCTACCTCTACAAGAGCGACAGGGCCAAGACGAGCAAAATAATACAGAGGATAGTCGAAACGTACTGCGAGTGA
- a CDS encoding RNA-binding protein: MELKVKHPLSKKEVKEIIREMSEIFGEEIAKKMLSKKDRVELAEFDKTTEIILVNGKPFFIRRKELVFPLVIALYELSNEEDLRKWPRRVVVDAGAVPFIIKGADVMAAGITDADENINEGDFVFVVEEDYGRPLAIGVALMSGKAMKEKPKGKAVKNIHHAKDKIWELTVG, encoded by the coding sequence ATGGAGCTGAAGGTCAAGCACCCGCTCAGCAAGAAGGAAGTTAAGGAGATAATCCGCGAGATGAGCGAGATTTTCGGTGAGGAGATAGCAAAGAAGATGCTGAGCAAGAAAGACCGCGTTGAGCTGGCCGAGTTCGACAAGACAACCGAGATAATCCTCGTCAACGGAAAGCCCTTCTTCATAAGGAGGAAAGAGCTGGTATTCCCGCTCGTCATAGCGCTCTACGAGCTTTCCAACGAGGAGGATCTCAGGAAATGGCCGAGAAGGGTGGTTGTCGATGCGGGGGCGGTACCGTTCATCATCAAGGGCGCCGATGTGATGGCGGCTGGAATAACCGACGCCGATGAGAACATCAATGAGGGGGACTTCGTCTTCGTGGTTGAGGAGGACTACGGGAGGCCGCTCGCGATTGGGGTGGCCCTCATGAGTGGGAAGGCCATGAAGGAGAAGCCCAAGGGAAAGGCAGTGAAGAACATTCACCACGCCAAAGACAAGATATGGGAACTCACGGTGGGCTGA
- the pyrF gene encoding orotidine-5'-phosphate decarboxylase, whose product MSESRLILALDVYERERALEIAECTAEYLWAIKINWPLIIGSGLKIITELKQVTGLPIIADVKLADIPNTNRLIARKVFEAGADYIIAHGFVGRDSVEAVMELGETIIVVEMSHPGAKEFIQPVTEGLIELANELESFGVIAPATRPERVEYIRSKLKPGIRVITPGVGAQGGKAEEVIRAGADYIIVGRSIYGSENPRESARRIFEEIEGVV is encoded by the coding sequence ATGAGCGAGAGCAGGCTTATTCTAGCCCTTGATGTCTACGAGCGCGAGAGGGCCCTTGAGATAGCGGAATGCACCGCCGAATATCTCTGGGCGATAAAGATCAACTGGCCGCTGATAATCGGCTCCGGATTAAAGATAATCACCGAGCTGAAGCAGGTTACCGGACTTCCGATAATAGCCGACGTCAAGCTGGCTGACATACCCAACACCAACAGGCTGATAGCCAGGAAGGTCTTCGAGGCTGGGGCGGATTACATCATAGCCCACGGCTTCGTCGGGAGGGACAGCGTTGAGGCCGTTATGGAGCTTGGAGAAACGATAATCGTTGTCGAGATGAGCCATCCCGGGGCGAAGGAGTTCATCCAGCCAGTTACGGAGGGGCTTATCGAACTCGCCAACGAGCTTGAATCCTTCGGGGTTATAGCTCCCGCAACGAGACCGGAGCGCGTTGAATACATCCGCTCGAAGCTCAAGCCGGGCATCAGGGTCATAACCCCTGGAGTTGGGGCCCAGGGCGGGAAGGCGGAAGAGGTTATAAGAGCGGGCGCAGACTACATCATAGTCGGGCGCTCGATATACGGAAGCGAGAACCCGAGGGAGAGCGCGAGGAGGATTTTCGAGGAGATAGAGGGGGTGGTCTGA
- a CDS encoding DUF4443 domain-containing protein produces the protein MSWKRGAYPEFTLEDAVAVLFMLQNPVGRKTISETLELGEGSVRTLLKKLSSLDVISSAQRGHSLNEKGRELLEGIQNCFSEALPAGEVEGYPAYALVVKNPPEFKSIELRDEAIRFHARGAMILVVSGGEIVFPEDGRPLGETMPGLAEELKRKLSPGEGDVVVVTWAESEADSMKSTYHVAVFMKGECIPGEIKSLVR, from the coding sequence ATGAGCTGGAAGAGGGGAGCCTATCCTGAGTTCACTCTTGAGGATGCCGTTGCCGTTCTTTTCATGCTTCAGAATCCCGTGGGGAGAAAGACCATATCGGAAACCCTCGAACTCGGCGAGGGGAGCGTTAGAACACTTTTGAAGAAGCTCTCCAGCCTCGACGTCATCAGCTCGGCCCAGAGGGGCCATTCTCTCAACGAGAAGGGACGCGAACTCCTTGAAGGGATACAAAACTGCTTCTCCGAAGCCCTGCCCGCCGGGGAGGTTGAGGGATACCCCGCCTACGCCCTCGTGGTGAAGAATCCCCCGGAGTTCAAGAGCATAGAACTTCGCGACGAGGCCATAAGGTTCCACGCGAGGGGCGCTATGATACTCGTGGTTAGCGGTGGGGAGATAGTGTTTCCCGAGGATGGCAGACCGCTGGGAGAGACGATGCCGGGGCTGGCCGAGGAGTTGAAGCGGAAGCTCTCACCCGGAGAGGGGGACGTTGTGGTCGTCACCTGGGCGGAGAGCGAGGCCGATTCCATGAAGAGCACCTACCACGTTGCGGTCTTCATGAAGGGCGAATGCATCCCAGGGGAGATAAAGTCCCTCGTGAGGTGA
- a CDS encoding inositol-3-phosphate synthase, with protein MVKVVILGQGYVASIFASGLEKIKAGKLEPYGVPLADELPIKIKDIEIVGSYDVDASKVGKDLYEVVKAYDPEAPESLKGVTVRKGIHLRSLRNLPIEATGLDDEMTLKEAVEHLVNEWKELKPDVFVNVCTTEAFVPFESREELEKAIEEDNRDRLTATQVYVYAAAKYAKEVGGAAFVNAIPTLIANDPVFVELAKESNLVIFGDDGATGATPLTADVLSHLAQRNRYVLDIAQFNIGGNNDFLALTDKERNRSKEFTKSSVVKDLLGYDAPHYIKPTGFLEPLGDKKFIAMHIEYVSFNGAHDEIVITGRINDSPALAGLLVDLVRLGKMAVERKEFGTVYEVNAFYMKNPGPKEMGNIPRIIAHEKMRMWAGLKPRWL; from the coding sequence ATGGTGAAGGTTGTCATACTCGGGCAGGGATACGTTGCCAGCATCTTCGCGAGCGGGCTGGAGAAGATAAAGGCTGGAAAGCTGGAGCCTTACGGAGTTCCGCTTGCGGACGAACTCCCAATTAAAATCAAGGATATAGAGATAGTCGGCTCCTACGACGTCGACGCTTCCAAGGTAGGAAAGGACCTCTACGAGGTGGTTAAGGCCTACGACCCGGAGGCTCCGGAGAGCCTTAAGGGAGTAACCGTGAGGAAGGGAATCCACCTGAGGAGCCTCAGGAACCTTCCGATTGAGGCGACCGGCCTCGACGACGAGATGACCCTTAAGGAAGCAGTCGAGCACCTCGTCAACGAGTGGAAGGAGCTTAAGCCGGATGTCTTCGTCAACGTGTGCACCACCGAGGCCTTCGTCCCCTTCGAGAGCAGGGAGGAGCTTGAGAAGGCCATCGAGGAGGACAACAGGGACAGGCTCACCGCGACCCAGGTCTACGTCTACGCGGCCGCTAAATACGCGAAGGAGGTTGGAGGAGCGGCCTTCGTCAACGCGATTCCGACGCTGATAGCCAACGACCCGGTCTTCGTTGAGCTGGCGAAGGAGAGCAACCTCGTCATCTTCGGCGACGACGGTGCCACCGGTGCGACACCGCTAACCGCCGACGTCCTCAGCCACCTAGCCCAGAGGAACCGCTACGTCCTCGACATAGCCCAGTTCAACATCGGCGGCAACAACGATTTCCTGGCCCTCACCGACAAGGAGAGGAACAGGAGCAAGGAGTTCACCAAGAGTTCCGTTGTCAAGGACCTGCTCGGCTACGACGCCCCGCACTACATCAAGCCCACCGGCTTCCTCGAGCCGCTCGGCGACAAGAAGTTCATAGCCATGCACATCGAGTACGTTTCATTCAACGGTGCCCACGACGAGATCGTCATCACCGGCAGGATAAACGACAGCCCGGCCCTCGCTGGTCTCCTCGTCGACCTCGTCAGGCTCGGGAAGATGGCGGTCGAGAGGAAGGAGTTCGGCACCGTCTACGAGGTCAACGCCTTCTACATGAAGAACCCAGGACCGAAGGAGATGGGCAACATACCGCGCATCATAGCCCACGAGAAGATGAGGATGTGGGCCGGCCTCAAGCCCAGGTGGCTCTGA
- a CDS encoding bifunctional L-myo-inositol-1-phosphate cytidylyltransferase/CDP-L-myo-inositol myo-inositolphosphotransferase, which produces MVPRTAVVLAAGLGTRMGGKPKGLVKVAGREILYRTMTLLKRNGVERFVVVTNERYGPLYRDFIGRHGFNAELVINPEPEKGNGHSLHLARGRVSGRFVLVMSDHVYSEAFVEKAIGGDGLIADRKPKWVEIGEATKVRVRDGRIDSIGKNLKGWDAVDTGFFVLDEGIFEITAVLEREKNGDYSLSEVIERARVPVTFVDGLGWTDVDTPNDLKRARKMLVFTSVKGTGDGFISRHLNRKISTRISYLLVERVTPNQMTVFTFALGILSALLTLVSLPLAGILYQLSSILDGVDGELARAQLRTSKLGGYTDSILDRYVDGTFLALLAYATLSGSLWYFMALLALLGSVMVSYSTERFKAAFGRDAYVEVPVLRKLPGKRDERIFLTMLFLLYPVEPSIKGLFLLLALLTNLRVALTLYFISKKVSQPKTI; this is translated from the coding sequence GTGGTGCCAAGAACTGCGGTGGTTCTCGCGGCCGGCCTCGGAACCAGGATGGGAGGGAAGCCCAAGGGACTCGTGAAGGTAGCCGGAAGGGAGATACTCTACCGCACAATGACTTTGCTCAAGAGAAACGGCGTCGAGAGGTTCGTTGTGGTGACGAACGAGCGCTATGGACCGCTCTACAGGGATTTCATCGGAAGACACGGATTCAACGCCGAGCTGGTCATCAACCCCGAGCCGGAGAAGGGAAACGGCCATTCGCTACACCTGGCGAGGGGAAGGGTTTCAGGGAGATTCGTCCTGGTGATGAGCGACCACGTCTACAGCGAGGCCTTTGTGGAGAAGGCCATCGGGGGGGACGGCCTGATAGCGGACAGGAAGCCGAAATGGGTGGAAATCGGCGAGGCCACCAAGGTGAGGGTGAGGGACGGACGGATCGACTCGATTGGCAAAAACCTTAAAGGGTGGGACGCGGTCGATACGGGCTTCTTCGTGCTCGATGAGGGAATCTTCGAGATTACGGCGGTTCTGGAAAGGGAGAAAAACGGGGATTATTCCCTCAGCGAGGTTATCGAGAGGGCGAGAGTCCCGGTGACCTTCGTAGACGGCCTCGGCTGGACGGACGTTGACACTCCCAACGACCTCAAGAGAGCCAGGAAAATGCTTGTTTTCACATCCGTTAAGGGAACGGGGGACGGCTTCATCAGCAGGCACCTGAACAGGAAGATATCAACCAGAATAAGTTATCTCCTCGTCGAGAGGGTAACGCCCAATCAGATGACCGTGTTTACCTTCGCCCTCGGAATACTCTCGGCTCTGCTGACACTCGTGAGCCTCCCCCTGGCCGGAATACTCTACCAGCTCAGCTCAATTCTCGACGGGGTCGACGGGGAACTGGCCAGGGCCCAGCTCAGGACGAGCAAACTCGGCGGCTACACCGATTCCATCCTCGATAGATACGTTGACGGGACCTTCCTGGCACTCCTCGCTTACGCTACCCTCAGCGGGTCCCTCTGGTACTTCATGGCGCTCCTAGCCCTCCTCGGCTCGGTGATGGTCAGCTATTCAACCGAGAGGTTCAAGGCTGCCTTCGGAAGGGACGCCTACGTCGAAGTGCCCGTCCTGAGAAAGCTTCCCGGGAAGAGAGACGAGAGGATATTCCTGACGATGCTCTTCCTGCTCTATCCGGTTGAACCCTCCATCAAAGGGCTGTTCCTCCTGCTGGCCCTGCTGACCAACCTTCGCGTGGCGCTCACACTCTATTTCATTTCCAAAAAAGTTTCGCAGCCGAAAACTATTTAA
- a CDS encoding diphthine--ammonia ligase — protein sequence MRVAVLYSGGKDSNYALYWALKNGFEVKYLISMVSESDESYMYHVPNIHLTELQARAVGIPLIKGFTSGEKEKEVEDMKAVLEGLRIDGVVAGALASEYQKQRVDRVAKELGIESFAPAWHRNPVDYMREIIGIFDVVIVGTAAYGLDQSWLGRRIDEKALGELMRLNEKYRVHVAGEGGEFETFVRDAPFFRARIVFDEVEKKWNECSYSGVLEVKKAHLDPK from the coding sequence ATGCGCGTTGCCGTCCTCTATTCAGGTGGGAAGGACTCGAACTACGCCCTCTACTGGGCTTTGAAGAACGGCTTCGAGGTGAAGTACCTCATTAGTATGGTGAGCGAGAGCGACGAGAGCTACATGTATCACGTCCCCAACATACACCTGACCGAGCTTCAGGCGAGAGCTGTTGGAATTCCCCTCATCAAGGGCTTCACGAGCGGCGAGAAGGAGAAAGAGGTAGAGGACATGAAGGCCGTCCTTGAAGGCCTCAGGATCGACGGAGTCGTGGCCGGCGCTTTGGCGAGCGAGTATCAGAAGCAGAGGGTCGACAGGGTGGCGAAAGAGCTTGGGATAGAGAGCTTTGCCCCGGCCTGGCACAGGAACCCTGTGGACTACATGCGGGAAATAATCGGCATCTTCGACGTCGTGATAGTCGGAACCGCCGCCTACGGCCTCGACCAGAGCTGGCTCGGCAGGAGGATAGACGAGAAGGCCCTGGGGGAACTCATGAGGCTCAACGAGAAGTACAGAGTTCACGTTGCCGGCGAGGGCGGTGAGTTCGAGACCTTCGTTCGTGATGCGCCGTTCTTCAGGGCCAGGATCGTCTTCGACGAGGTCGAGAAGAAGTGGAACGAGTGCAGCTATTCGGGCGTTCTGGAGGTTAAGAAGGCCCATTTAGATCCAAAGTAA